The region CGATTTGGAATGGTTTAAATTAGTTGAGGAAGATAATTTATCTATAAAAACTGTTTCTTTGGTTTTAGAATCAAAATTAGATAGCTATGATTTTGATGAATTTAAATTGGATTTCACCAAATTTATAGAAGAAAAAAATGCTACTAAAGTTTTTGTAACTTTAAATAAATCTATTAAAGAAAAAGTGAAATTTATCCAAAAATTAATAGATGATAATATCTTTTTTTCACTAAATGACAATTTATATTTAATAATTTATTGTCAGAGTGAAAATGGTGAATTTTTATTAAAAGAATTTTAAAAACAATAATTTAATTTTCCTACGAGGTTTTTTTTACTTTGTAGGAAAAAATTATTTCTCTTTTCTATTTCTAATGATATCCATTTTTTTGGCACGAGCTTTCCAAGATTTTCTTGCATGCGCTTGTAAATCTTCAACAGAGTCGCTTTCGTCCATAATTTCTAAACCAAGCAAAGTTTCTATAACGTCTTCTTGAGAAACGAGTCCGCTTACAGATCCATATTCATCTACAACCAAGGCAATATGTTCTTTTTCTTTAATTAATTGATCAAATAAATCAGGAATTGATGAATCTCTATCGGTAATGATGATATCTCTTTTAATAGAGGCTAAAGTATCCTCTCCTTTTCCGTTAATAATAGCTTCTAAGAGATTATTCTTTAAAAAATAACCCGTTACTTCGTCAGGGTTTTCATTAAAAACGGGAATTCTAGAAAAACGCAAGTTTTTATGTTCATTATAAAAAGAGGCTATGGTTTGGCTTTCATCAGCAATTTCTAAAATGATTCGTGGCGTCATGACATCATTTACTTTTATCTTCTTAAAACCTAAAAGATTTCTAATTACCTTACTTTCGTTTTCTTTAAAAACACCATCTTTCTCAGCCATTTCTGTCATCACCAAAAAGCCTTCTCTACTTAAAACACTTCCATGACCTTTGCCACCAATCAATTTTGTAGTTAATTGTAAAATCCATAAAATACCCGTGTATTTTAACGGAAAAATCATCAATTTTAAAGTTGTTGCTGTAAAATTAGCTAACTGTTTCCAATACGTTGCGCCAATTGTTTTAGGTATAATTTCTGATGCTACTAAAATTAAAATAGTCATCACAGTAGATACGATACCCACCATGACATCTTCTGTAATTTTAATTCCTAAAATACTTTTTTCAACGATTCCGTACATTTCTGCGTAGGCAATTTTTGCTTGAACACCCACTAAAATTGCACCCACGGTATGTGCAATTGTATTGATCGTTAAAATAGCAATTAAAGGTTTGTCTACATCTCTTTTTAAAATCTCTAATTCGGTTGCATACTCAAGTCCTTCATTTTTTTTAAGATTGATAAAAGTAGGTGTTATACTCAATAACACAGCTTCTAAAATAGAACACAAAAATGAAAAAAATATAGAAACGATTGCGTAAATTATTAATATTGTCATTAACAGAATTTTAGAATGTAAAAATACGGAAAATAAAAAACCTCAAAAGTTTCTTGAGGTTTATAAAATATTATTTTTTAAGTTTTTTTAGAGTGAGTAACTGACACCAAATAACCAATAAGATTGTATTTTGTTGTCTATAGAACCAAAATTAGCCGTTGTATCTGTAATTAAAGCATTGTTTAAAGCTTCTTGTTTGTTGTTACGTAAACCAAAATCGAAACCCAAACCTATTCCTTTCCATAGTTTGTAACCAAAAGAATTCGTCCAGTTCCAGTTGTTTAAGTTAGAGTCTTTATAACTTTGAAACATAGAAAAATTTGATTTTATACTTATTTTATGATGCGTTGCTGTATAATCAGCCACTAATTTAGCACCTGGAGAAGAAGTAAAAATACTTTTACCCCTACTAAAAATGGCATTGTAGTTACCAGGATGCATTACAACGACTAATCTACTGGTTGGTGTCCAGGTAAAACCAACACCAAAATCTAAAAAACCTGGGTTATTAAAGTTATCTATTAGCGTGGTTCGGTATTCGCCTAAAGCAGAAAGCTCCCATTTTTTATTCAATCTTCTACCATACAAAGAAGTTAGTGTAAATACATCTGTTGCTGTTTCAAAATCTTCATCACCAGTTTTAGATTCATCATCTAGTTTAACCCAGCCAAGATTGATAGCTCCTGAGTTTCTCCAAAAGAATTTTTCTTCAATTAAATTAGCAAAAGCATTTACAGAAACACCAATGTTTCCTGCAGATGCATTGGGGGCTGTTCTAGAGTACCAATTGTTAAAACCAGATAAACTTGCGCCTATAGTTCCAAAAGCACCTTTTTTCCAACCCGGAAGCGCATCTATTTTTTTCTGCAAAGCTTTTACTTCACCTTGTAATTTTGCAATTGCTTCTTTTTTAGGAGCTTGTTCTTTTTTTAATTCTTCTGCTGTTTGCGCTTTTGCAGAATAGCCAATACATATCAATACAATTAAAATTAATAGTTTTTTCATTTGATGTTGATGTTTTATTAAAGTATGTAAAAATACACTTTTGTAATTAAGACAACAATATTATTGATACGTCACTTTTTCATGGAAACTATAATTAAGTCCCATACCAAATAGTTGTCTAAATTGAAGGTGGCTAGAAGAGTCATCATCAAAAATTGCATGGAAAGTCATGTGCATTTTAATATGATCATTTACTTTAAAACGTATGTTTGTTTGGTAATCGGTATCTACATTCCCTACGTTTGCTAAATAATCGGTGTATAGGGTAAGGATATTTTCCATTTCTATATTCTCCATGAGGCTAAACTTGTAATAAGAAGATAAGTTAAAACCCAAACTAAAAGCAGTATTTTTGCCTTCTTCAACACCAAATTTACCAGAAAAAAAGTCGTTTACTAACGTATATCTTGCCGTTGCAGGAGCAATATTGACATTTAAATTATCAGATTTTTTCCACAACATACCTGGTCCAAATGTTAAATATGCAGGAGAAAAGAAATTTGAAACGGATACTTTTGGGTCTTTTCTATAATCAAAACCTTCCGTATATTGAGTTCTAAAATTAGCAATAAATGAAAAAAACCAATAGGTTGAAGTTTTGTAACCAAATAAAGAATTTAGTTCAAAACGATCATCTGTTTTTCTTAATCCATTTTCACTTAAATGACTTAAGCCATATCCAGAAATTAATCTAGTATCCCAGTTAACATTGTTTTTTTTATAATTAAAATCGTAGTTTATATTGATGTTTCCGGCAACAGTGTTCTCTCCCCCAGAAGCCCAATTAGAAAAAGAAGATTGGTTAAAGATAAAAGCGAATCTACCATGAATTTTCCATTTTGGTTTTGGTAATGTATCATTTTTCTTTTGTGAAGAAACGCTAAAAGAAAGTAAAATAAAAAAAAGGAGGACTGTTTTCTTCAAAAAGTTACAATTTTATGAAGTCAAAAATAAGATTATCTGCTTAAAATTAAAATTATTTTTTTGCTTTGTATAAAGGTACTGTAGAGCAAGCTTCACCAAACATAATAGATTTAGCAATAGGTTGCAGTTTTTCTATAAGAAAGGCATAGGCACTATTGGGTATTGGTTTTTCTGCACAACCTTTAATGATTACGGGTTTGTTTGTAAAATCTCTAAAGTCTATGAACCCCATTAATTCTTGATAAATAACAGTTTCTAATAATTCTAAATTACCAATAACAACTTTTTTGGCAAAAGGAATTAATTCTGCTGTAATTAACATAAATGCCCAAGAAGGTATAATGGCATCTACAGAGCAAGTAACGGCAACAAATGTATTTTTATATTGAGACCAATCATGATTTTTAACAGATAATCTAAAATCTTTTTCCTTCAGAATAATTTCATGAAACAGCCAATCTTTAATATCAAACAAAATTCTTGATCCTTCAGGATAAATTTCTTCTAAATCAAAAGTTTTAAGCGGACTTTTGTTTACTCTATTTACAATTTCTTCTTGCATTTTTTTGAGGTCTTAAAGTTTATAGCATTAAATTAAAAAAAATATTAAAATTAAAAAGTATCATTATAAATAATCTTATTAAATAAATAGACTTGTCGAAGTAGTATAGGTAAAAATCTTCGACAGGTTCTAACTGAAAAATATTCAGTAAATTATTGTTATCAAAACTTCAAAAAACAAGAATATATATTACTTAATTTTCTAGTTTTAATACTAAAGCATTCCCAATTCTAACTTCGCTTCCTCGCTCATCATTTCTGATGTCCAAGTGGGGTCGAAGGTAATTTCTACTTCACACTCTTTAATTTCTTTTAAAGACTTTACTTTGTCTTCTACATCTCTTGGCAAACTTTCTGCAACAGGGCAGTTAGGCGATGTTAATGTCATTAATATTTTTGCATTATTTTCTTCGGATACAAAAACATCGTAAATTAATCCTAATTCGTAAATATCTACAGGGATTTCAGGATCATAAATAGTTTTTAAAACACGTATAATTTTATCACCAATTTCATCTAATTCTTTATCTGTCATTTTAATTTGCTAATTTAGTTTGTTGTGCAATTGCATACATTTTTATTTGTTTTACCATAGAAACCAAACCATTTGCTCTGGTTGGAGATAAATGTTCTTTTAGACCTATTTCATCAATAAAAGTAGTTTCTGCGGTTAAAATATCATTAGGTTTCTGACCAGAATATACTCGCAATAATAATGCCGCAATTCCTTTTGTTAAAATAGCATCACTATCTGCTGTATATTTAATGACATCATTTTCTAATTCAGAGAATAGCCAAACCTTCGATTGGCAACCCTTAATTAAATTTTCATCTAATTTATACTGATCTTCTATAATAGGTAGAGATTTACCAAGTTCTATAATATATTCATAACGATCCATCCAATCATCAAACATAGAAAACTCATCAATAATTTCTTCTTGTATTTCTTTGATAGTCATTTTTAAAACTTATTTTTGCGGTATTGTAAACACCTTTTTTATAAAGGTGCAAAAATACGAAAAAAAGCATGAACGGTGCTTTTTTAATTAGAAAGTAAATAGTTATTAACATATTAAATTCCTTTCCGAACCTTTCTTAAAAAGGGTTAAAATGGGAAGTTTAAGAAGGGCTTATGAGTAAATTATTAGCAGTTGGTACTGTAGCATTTGACGCAATTGAAACTCCTTTTGGTAAAACAGATAAAATTCTTGGAGGTTCCGGAACTTTTGTAGGTTTGGCTTCAAGTCAGTTTGGTGTAAAAACTGGAGTTGTTTCTGTGGTTGGTGGAGATTTTCCACAATCGTATTTGGATATGATGAATACCAGAGGAATCAATACAGATGGTGTTGAAATTATTAAAGAAGGAAAAACATTTTTCTGGAGTGGTAAATATCATAATGATATGAATTCCCGAGATACTTTAATTACAGAGTTAAATGTACTAGAGAATTTTAAACCTTTAGTTCCCGAAGATTTTAAAGACGCTAGTATCGTAATGTTAGGTAATTTACATCCTTTAGTACAGGCATCTGTATTAGACCAAATGAAAGAAAGACCAAAGTTAGTTGTTTTAGATACGATGAACTTCTGGATGGATATTGCTTTGGCTGATTTGCACACCATTTTAAAAAGAGTGGATGTTATTACGATTAATGACGAAGAAGCTCGCCAATTATCAGGAGAATATTCTTTGGTAAACGCAGCAAAGAAAATTCATGAAATGGGTCCGAAATATGTGGTGATAAAAAAAGGGGAACACGGCGCTTTATTATTCAATGAGGGTAATATGTTTTTTGCACCGGCATTGCCTTTGGCAGAGGTTTTTGATCCAACGGGAGCAGGAGATACGTTTGCAGGTGGTTTTTGTGGTTATTTAGCCATGACTAACAATGTTTCTTTTGAAAACATGAAAAATGCCATTATTTACGGTTCTAATTTGGCTTCGTTTTGTGTAGAAAAATTTGGCACAGAACGCATGCAAGAATTAACGGCAGATGAAGTTAGAATACGCTTGCAGTCTTTTAAAGAACTAACACAATTTGATATAGAAATCTCATAAAAAAAAATCCGCGTTTAAACTCGCGGATTTTTTATTGCATATATAATGATACAAAATGGTAAACTTTACTTTCCTAATCTAAATGGTTTACGGTTTATTGCGGCATTTTTTGTTATTATCAATCATACAGAACAATTAAAGGTTTTCTTTAAAGTAGGTACTGGAGTTGTTAGCGATTTTGCAAAAAATATTGGAAAATTGGGTGTAATGCTATTTTTTGTTTTAAGCGGATTTTTAATTACGTATTTGTTATTATCAGAAGAACGATTAACCGGAGTTATAAATACCAAAAAATTCTATTTTAGAAGGTTTTTAAGAATATTACCGCTCTATTTTTTTGTGGTAGTTTTGGTTTTTTTTGTAATTCAGAATTTTTCTTTCTGGGATATTCCAGGTTTAAAAGACCCAATTGATACTAATTTTGTGCCCATAATTTTTTTACATATTTTTTTAGTTCCTAATATGGCAACTGCTATTTACGGATTTATACCTTATATAGCACAAGCTTGGTCTATAGGCACAGAAGAACAATCTTACTTAATTTGGCCACTTTTACTTAAAAAATTTAAAGCGAACAGAATGTTTTTAATGATTGGCATTATCATATTTCATTTTTTGGTAACAGTTTTGTTATCTAATAAGTTGAATTTGCCAATTCCCTATAAAGAAATAATTCATAAGTTTTGGTTTCATTTTAATATTGATGTTATTGCAATTGGTAGTATTTTTGCAATAGTATTACTAGCTAAAAATAAGATTTTGAAATTTATTTTAAATACAAAATTCTTTTATGCTACAGTACTTTTAACGGTTTTGCTTTTACTTTTGGCTATAAGAATACCCTATTTTCATTATCAATTCTACTCTGTGCTATTTGGTATTGTTATTCTCAATTTGGCTGCCAATAAAAAATTGAAAAACGTTTTGGAGTGTAAGGTATTTAATTATTTAGGAAAAATTTCTTACGGAATTTACATGTATCATTTTATTGTTTTAATTCCTGTTTTAGTGTTTGTTTCTTATCTAAATATAAACAACAATATTATAATCTATTTTTTAATACTATCAATTACAATAGCAATATCATCAATTTCATATCATTATTTTGAAAATTATTTCTTGAAAAAGAAATCTAAATTTTCAATCATAAAAAGTGGTGAGAAATAATTTTATGAAATTAAAAACAACTATCTAAAATGAGTGATTCAATAAAACACGAATGCGGAATTGCATTGGTTAGGTTAAAAAAACCATTACAGTTTTATAAAGAGAAATATGGTTCTGCTTTTTACGGAATTAATAAAATGTATCTATTAATGGAAAAGCAGCACAATCGTGGACAAGATGGCGCTGGTTTTGCAAGTATAAAATTTAATGTATCACCAGGTACAAGATACATTAGTAGAGTGCGTTCTAATCAATCCCAGCCTATACAAGATATTTTTGCACAAATTAATGGTCGCTTAAATGGTGTGCTTGAGCAAAATCCAGATAAAAAAGATGATGTGCAATGGCAAGAAGAAAATATGCCTTATGTAGGAAATCTGTTTTTAGGGCATGTGCGTTACGGAACTTTTGGTAAGAACTCCATAGAAAGTGTGCATCCATTTTTACGCCAAAGTAATTGGAAACATCAAAACCTAATTGTTGCGGGTAACTTTAATATGACGAATTCTAAACAAATGCTAGAAGAATTGGTTGAGTTAGGTCAGCACCCAAAAGAGTCTACCGATACGGTAACGGTTATGGAGAAAATTGGTCATTTTTTAGAAGATGAAGTATCTAAATTGTATCAACAAGCAAAGAAAAAAGGCTTTAATAAAAAAGATGCATCCCCATATATTGAAAAAAATTTAAGTCTTAAAAAAGTATTAAAAAGATCGTCTAAAAACTGGGATGGTGGCTATGCAATGGCGGGCTTAGTAGGCCATGGAGATGCTTTTGTGTTGAGAGATCCTAACGGAATTAGACCTACGTTTTTTTATGAAGATGAAGAAGTTGTTGTGGTAGCTTCCGAAAGACCCGTTATACAAACTGTTTTTAATGTAAAGATAGAAGATGTGCAGGAATTAGAAAGAGGCCATGCACTAATCATTAAAAGAAGTGGGAAAACCTCTATTAAAAAAGTGATAGAGCCAAGAGAAAATAAAGCCTGTTCTTTTGAACGAATTTATTTTTCTAGAGGAAGTGATGCAAGTATTTATGAAGAGCGAAAAAATTTAGGAAAATTTGTATTTCCAAAAATTTTAAAGTCCATTGATTCTGATATTTCAAATACGGTTTTTTCTTATATTCCGAATACAGCAGAAACTTCTTTTTATGGAATGACAGAGGCTGCGGAAGATTTGTTAAATCAACAAAAAACTAAAAAAATTCTTGAGGGAGGAAAAAAATTATCGTCAGAAAAAGTAACAGAAATTTTATCTGAAAGACCACGTTTTGAAAAAATAGCCATAAAAGATGCCAAATTAAGAACTTTTATTGCTGATGATAGTTCTAGAGATGATTTGGTAGAACATGTTTATGATATTACGTACGGCGTTGTAAAGCCCACTGATAATTTAGTAATTATTGACGATAGTATTGTACGCGGAACAACACTCAAAAAAAGTATTATAAGAATTTTAGACAGATTAAGTCCTAAAAAAATTGTAGTGGTTTCTTCTGCGCCACAAATTAGGTATCCGGATTGTTACGGAATTGATATGGCTAGAATTGATGCATTTATTGCATTTAAAGCAGCATTAGCGTTGCTAAAAGACCATAACAAATACCATATTGTAGAAGATGTTTACAAAAAGTGTATTGAGCAACAGACAAAACCCGATACAGAAATTATAAATCATGTAAAAGAAATTTATAGTTCGTTTACACCAGAAGAAATTTCTGCTAAAATTGCATCAATGTTAAAAACGGAAGATATAAAAGCGGAGGTAGAAGTTATTTATCAATCTATAGAAGGGTTGCACAAAGCGTGCCCAGATAATTTAGGAGATTGGTATTTTACAGGAAATTATCCAACTCCTGGAGGTCATAGAGTGGTAAATCAGGCTTTTATAAACTTCTTCGAAGGAAATATGAAAAGAGCATATTAATAAAAAACTAGAATTGGTATTAGATACATGGCATCCAAAATCTAAATGACTATCAAACGGTTTTTTAAAATTAGCAATAAAAAAAAGCATCCAAATTTTTGGATGCTTTTTTTTATCAACTCATGTTTTAAAGTATGAGTAAAATACTAAAAAAGGCTGCGCCTTTATTTTGCGTCTGCATATCTTCTTTCAACTTCATTCCAGTTAATTACTTTAAAGAAAGCATCAATATAATCGGGTCTTCTGTTTTGGTAGTTTAAGTAGTAAGCATGTTCCCAAACATCCAATCCTAAAATAGGAGTTCCTCCACAAGTTACACCTGGCATTAATGGATTGTCTTGATTTGGCGTAGAACAAACTTCAACTTTTCCTCCTGGAAGCACACATAACCAAGCCCAACCAGAACCAAATTGTGTTGCAGCAGCTTTAGAAAAAACTTCAATAAAAGCATCCTTAGAACCAAAAGCAGCTTCAATAGCATCTTTTAATTCACCAGATAAATATCCTCTATCTTCAGGGTTCATTACTGTCCAAAATAATGAGTGGTTGTAAAAGCCTCCTCCATTATTTCTAACAGCACCATTACTCATATCTAAATTAGCAAGGATATCTTCTATAGATTTTCCTTCTAATTCGGTACCTTCAATAGCAGCATTTAACTTTGTTGTATATCCGTTATGATGTTTTGTATGGTGTATTTCCATAGTTCTAGCATCTATATTTGGTTCTAATGCATCGTATGCATATCCTAATTCTGGTAATTCAAAAGCCATAATTGTATATTTTTTTTTGATTAAATTTAAACTTGTCTTACAAAATTAACAATTTAAAAATGTTTTAACAAGCAGATTACGTTTTGATAATTGATAGTGATATAAAGAGGCTTTATTCCCCGTATTTTTGCATAAATTCTTCTAATTCTTCAACCATGTTAATACTACCACAAATAAATGGCACTCTTTGGTGTAATTCGGTAGGCTCTACATCCATGGTTCTTGTATACCCATCAGAAGATTTACCATTAGCTTGTTCTGCTATAAAAGCCATTGGGTTGCACTCATACAACAAACGTAATTTTCCCTGTGGATTTCTAGAGCCTTTTGGATACATATAAATACCACCTTTAATCATATTTCTATGAAAATCTGAAACTAAAGAGCCAATATATCTGCTTGTATAAGGTCTGTCTCCTTCTTCTTCTTGACAGTATTTAATGTATTTTTTAACACCTAAAGGAAAATCCATATAATTTCCTTCATTTACAGAATACATCGTTCCGTCTTCTGGAAATTCCATATTAGGATGTGATAAATAAAAAGTACCAATTGCTGGGTTTAACGTAAACCCATTTACGCCATCCCCGGTCGTATATACAATCATTGTAGAGGTACCATAAACCACATAACCTGCTGCAACTTGTTCGCTTCCTTTTTGTAAAAAATCTTTTAATTGAACTGGGCTGCCAAGGGGAGTTACCCTTCTGTAAATAGAAAAAATAGTTCCTACCGAAACGTTTACATCAATATTAGAAGAGCCATCTAAAGGGTCAATTAAAACGATATATTTATTTTGATGATTTTCATCGTTACTATTAATGCTTATAAAACTATCTTCTTCTTCACTAGCAATACCGCATACAATATTTCTTCTGGTTAATGTTTGAATAAATTTGTCATTGGCATACACATCTAATTTTTGTTGATTTTCACCTTGTATATTCATGTCACCAGCAGCACCAATAATATCAACTAAACCTGCTTTATTTACTTCGTGATTTACCACTTTTGCTGCCAATCTTATCGAGTTTAATAAACTCGATAATTCTCCAGAACTGTATTTAAAAGAATGTTGATTTTCAATAATAAATTCACCTAAAGTTTGTTTTTGTCCAGTCATTTTTATTTTGATTAAGTTGATTTTACAAAGATGCTAAATTTTTTTTACTAAATCGTTTTCGTAAAGATGCTTTTTCTGTAAAAGAACCCCTGTGTTTTTAGGAAAATTATAAATTTTTAACAAATTACAATTAACTGTGTAAAATCTTTAAATATTTTTGGGCGATATCAAATAAACTATCTTTGCGCAAAATTTAAATACAATGGGTTTTATCATAAGAAAAGGAACAGCAAAAGACATGGAATCTGCACTTGATTTAATTACAGAATTAGCTGTTTTTGAAAAGGAACCAGATGCTGTAGAAATTACGGTAGATGACTTAATAAAAGATGGTTTTTCAGAGAACCCGAAGTTCAATATTTTTGTTGCTGAAGAAGAAAACTCAATTATTGGAATTGCGCTATTCTATGAGCGCTATTCTACTTGGAAAGGTAAAACGATTCATTTAGAAGATTTAATGGTTACAGAAAGCAAACGAAAACTAGGCGCAGGAAAAGCCTTGTATACCGCCGTTTTAAAATATGCTTTTGACAACAATTTTAACAGAGTTGCTTGGGAGGTAATCGATTGGAATACCAACGCAATAGATTTTTATAAAAGTACGGGAGCTACGTATTTAAATGATTGGTCTGTGGTGCAGATGAACAAAGAGAATTTAGCCAAATTCATTCAAAATAGTTAAGAAAAATGTCATTTTAACTAATTTCGAGTTTCTAAAAATTGTATCAATAACTTTTTGAAATAATTAGGGAAGCATCAATATTTAATTTAAAATAATAAAATTTAAAATGAAGATTTTTAAATTTGGTGGCGCCTCTGTACAAGATGCGGAAGGAGTAAAAAAGGTTGCTAGCATTATAAAAAATGAGGGAGCAAAAGACACTTTAGTGGTTGTTTCTGCTATGGGAAAAATGACCAATGCTTTTGAAGAAGTAGTAGATGCCTATTATAACAAAAAAGAAAATTTACCCAATAAATTAACCTTTATAGAAGCGTATCATAAAAAAATTATGAATGCACTTTTTGATAAAGAAGATTTTATAT is a window of Polaribacter litorisediminis DNA encoding:
- a CDS encoding GNAT family N-acetyltransferase, translated to MGFIIRKGTAKDMESALDLITELAVFEKEPDAVEITVDDLIKDGFSENPKFNIFVAEEENSIIGIALFYERYSTWKGKTIHLEDLMVTESKRKLGAGKALYTAVLKYAFDNNFNRVAWEVIDWNTNAIDFYKSTGATYLNDWSVVQMNKENLAKFIQNS